The candidate division KSB1 bacterium sequence CTGCCTGACCCAAGTTGCAAAAGAAACATACGAAAAAAAACTTGTCAAGAGAAATTTTCAAATTTTTGTAAAAAATTTTTCTGCTTCACCCCTTCTCCCTTTCCCCCTTTCAGTTGTTTTCGGCATGTTGCCGATGATGATTTATCCCGGCACCGGCACGGAGTTCTATCGGCCTTTGGCGGTGGCGGTTATTTTCGGGCTGGCGTTTGCAACGGCGCTGACGCTGGTGTTGGTGCCGGTGGTGGTGTGGATATTTGAGAGAGATAGTAAAAAGAAGCAAAGGAAAAGACGAGGCCAGACAGGTTAAATATAAGGTTTTTTCTTCCTGTTTTCCAGAAAATCGGTATTCCATTCTGCGATCTCCTGCTTAACAAAATCATTTTAGTAGTGTTGTTTTAGAAAGGGTTCTTAATTTGAAAACCACTGGTTTCGGAGAGCTAATGTCAATAGTTGTGTAAATTTTTTTGAAATTTAAGCGGCGCGCCGTAACTTGAGGCGTTGTGAATGTTTAATTGCATCAATTGTTTCCGCCACCCGTCGATAACCGCGAATTTGGTGGAGGCGCTGCTTTTGCGTCGTTAAAAGCTTGAACACCAAATAGAGCGTTGATTCCCGCGTTCGGATTCGCCGTGCGGCATCGGTCCGGAGCTTGACGGCTGCAAACATGGACTCGATCACATTGGTGGACTTAATGCTCTTCCAATGCGGCTCAGGAAAATCAAAATAACTAGTGTCCGTTCGAAAAATAAAAATATAATAAAATAATTGACTTTTTGAAAAATTTTTATAGTCAATAAATCGAAATATGAATCATTAAACCATTACTTTAACTACACATTTACACAGCCTCACCGCTGACGCTTTTGCACAAACCAGAACCTTTGGAGCATAGTATGCGTAAAGCGCATGATACTCAACTCAAGCTGGATGTCCCGGCTCACCTCGACATCGAATTCGATCCCCACAGTCGTCATGAGCTGGAACCGATTCTCATGGCGCTCAAGCATCTCTACGACAATCCCCAGGTTCTGAAACCCATTCTCAAACTCATCGCCAAAGATGTCGTTGGCGATAAAGCTCCGCACCGGGGTTGTCCCGGCCTCTCTTATTGGGAGAT is a genomic window containing:
- a CDS encoding efflux RND transporter permease subunit; amino-acid sequence: MTKSCLTQVAKETYEKKLVKRNFQIFVKNFSASPLLPFPLSVVFGMLPMMIYPGTGTEFYRPLAVAVIFGLAFATALTLVLVPVVVWIFERDSKKKQRKRRGQTG